From the Burkholderia glumae LMG 2196 = ATCC 33617 genome, one window contains:
- a CDS encoding histidine phosphatase family protein, with amino-acid sequence MTTTQILFIRHGETPWNRIKRIQGHIDIALAETGVQQAARLAERLAREAADGARLDAIYSSDLQRARQTAQPSADALGLPVRLDAGLRERAYGAFQGHDSAEIAARYPDAYAQWQTRDPGFEPAGGESHRAFHHRVLHALAPIVAAHPGGRIAVVTHGGVLDCIYRRAASLPLEAPRQYALLNASINVVEADGNALRVVRWADVAHLDGDSDDDGYRKVL; translated from the coding sequence ATGACCACGACGCAAATCCTCTTCATCCGCCACGGCGAAACGCCCTGGAACCGCATCAAGCGCATTCAGGGGCATATCGACATCGCGCTCGCCGAGACCGGCGTCCAGCAGGCGGCGCGGCTCGCCGAGCGGCTCGCGCGCGAGGCGGCCGATGGCGCCCGGCTCGACGCGATCTATTCGAGCGATCTGCAGCGCGCGCGGCAGACCGCGCAGCCGAGCGCCGATGCCCTCGGCCTGCCGGTGCGGCTCGACGCCGGGCTGCGCGAGCGCGCCTACGGCGCGTTCCAGGGCCACGACAGCGCCGAGATCGCCGCGCGCTATCCCGATGCCTATGCGCAGTGGCAGACGCGCGACCCCGGCTTCGAGCCGGCCGGCGGCGAATCGCATCGCGCGTTCCATCACCGCGTGCTGCATGCGCTCGCGCCGATCGTGGCCGCGCATCCGGGCGGCCGCATTGCCGTGGTCACGCACGGCGGCGTGCTCGATTGCATCTATCGCCGCGCGGCCTCGCTGCCGCTCGAGGCGCCGCGCCAGTACGCGCTGCTCAACGCCAGCATCAACGTGGTCGAGGCCGACGGCAACGCGCTGCGCGTCGTGCGCTGGGCCGACGTCGCGCATCTCGACGGCGACAGCGACGACGACGGCTACCGCAAGGTGCTGTAG
- a CDS encoding oxygenase MpaB family protein translates to MPRPPSHAAAQPQASGLAQRLRARLAGGVTLLTTGGGGPSIDYAAPPGDPGLFGPEAVCWRVHADFTSMMTGGIAALLLQALHPLALAGVWDHSTFRTDILGRLRRTATFVAGTTFGSRADALALIERVKTIHAAVTGTAPDGRPYRASDPALLTWVHVAEVSSFLAAYLRYVNPALSGPEQDRYYAETALIATLLGARDVPASRAAVAAYLARMRGELAASERTREVIRVLRDAPVPRASMKPAAALLFHAGIDLLPDWAQRQLDLASLAPVRRVVARPGIRLIAPVFRWALVNGASKRARRRAAAAPDAVMTPTASTPAAPQRPPPANSGDAPGARDPARAQHSAADAAGEPPGPR, encoded by the coding sequence ATGCCCCGCCCGCCCAGCCACGCAGCCGCCCAGCCGCAAGCAAGCGGGCTTGCGCAGCGCCTGCGCGCGCGGCTCGCGGGCGGCGTGACGCTGTTGACCACGGGCGGCGGCGGGCCGTCGATCGACTATGCCGCGCCGCCGGGCGATCCGGGCCTGTTCGGCCCCGAGGCGGTCTGCTGGCGCGTCCACGCCGATTTCACCTCGATGATGACGGGCGGCATCGCCGCGCTGCTGCTGCAAGCGCTGCACCCGCTCGCGCTGGCCGGCGTCTGGGACCATTCCACGTTCCGCACCGACATCCTTGGCCGGCTGCGCCGTACCGCGACCTTCGTGGCCGGCACCACGTTCGGCAGCCGCGCCGACGCGCTCGCCCTGATCGAGCGCGTGAAGACGATCCACGCCGCGGTGACGGGCACCGCACCGGACGGGCGACCCTATCGCGCGAGCGATCCGGCACTGCTGACCTGGGTCCATGTGGCCGAGGTGTCGAGCTTCCTCGCCGCGTATCTGCGCTATGTGAACCCTGCGCTGTCCGGCCCCGAGCAGGATCGCTACTACGCCGAGACCGCGCTGATCGCGACGCTGCTCGGCGCGCGCGACGTGCCGGCCTCGCGCGCCGCAGTGGCCGCCTATCTGGCGCGCATGCGCGGCGAACTGGCCGCCAGCGAGCGCACGCGCGAGGTGATCCGCGTGCTGCGCGACGCGCCGGTGCCGCGCGCGTCGATGAAGCCGGCGGCCGCGCTGCTGTTCCACGCCGGCATCGACCTGTTGCCGGACTGGGCGCAGCGCCAGCTCGACCTCGCCTCGCTCGCGCCGGTGCGGCGCGTGGTGGCGCGGCCCGGCATTCGTCTGATCGCGCCGGTGTTTCGCTGGGCGCTCGTCAATGGCGCGTCGAAGCGCGCCCGGCGGCGCGCGGCGGCGGCGCCGGACGCCGTCATGACGCCGACGGCCTCCACCCCGGCCGCGCCGCAGCGGCCGCCGCCGGCGAACTCCGGCGACGCGCCAGGCGCCCGCGATCCCGCCCGCGCACAGCATTCGGCCGCCGACGCCGCCGGTGAGCCGCCCGGACCACGCTGA
- the dtd gene encoding D-aminoacyl-tRNA deacylase, whose product MIALIQRVRRADVRVGERVTGQIGAGLLALVCAERDDTEAQADKLLAKVLGYRVFSDAAGKMNLPVTNLDGAGTAGGLLLVSQFTLAADTRSGMRPSFTPAAPPEAGARLFAYFVEAARARHPIVETGEFGAEMQVSLVNDGPVTFWLQARA is encoded by the coding sequence ATGATCGCGCTGATCCAGCGCGTGCGGCGCGCCGACGTGCGCGTCGGCGAGCGCGTGACCGGGCAGATCGGCGCGGGCCTGCTCGCGCTCGTCTGCGCCGAGCGCGACGACACCGAGGCACAGGCCGACAAGCTGCTCGCGAAAGTGCTCGGCTACCGCGTGTTCAGCGACGCGGCCGGCAAGATGAACCTGCCCGTCACGAATCTCGACGGCGCGGGCACGGCGGGCGGCCTGCTGCTCGTCTCGCAGTTCACGCTCGCGGCCGACACCCGCAGCGGCATGCGGCCGAGCTTCACGCCAGCCGCCCCGCCCGAAGCAGGCGCGCGGCTGTTCGCCTACTTCGTCGAAGCGGCGCGGGCGCGGCACCCGATCGTCGAGACCGGCGAGTTCGGCGCCGAGATGCAGGTCTCGCTCGTCAACGACGGGCCCGTCACGTTCTGGCTGCAGGCTCGCGCCTGA
- the purH gene encoding bifunctional phosphoribosylaminoimidazolecarboxamide formyltransferase/IMP cyclohydrolase, which translates to MIKQALLSVSDKTGIVEFATALSQQGVKLLSTGGTAKLLAEAGLPVTEVADYTGFPEMLDGRVKTLHPKVHGGILARRDLPEHMQALDAHGIPTIDLLVVNLYPFVATIAKDDCTLADAIENIDIGGPTMLRSAAKNHRDVTVIVDPADYAVVLDEMKANGNTVGYATNFRLATKVFAHTAQYDGAITNYLTSLTDELQHATRSAYPATLNLAFDKVQDLRYGENPHQSAAFYRDLAAPAGALANYRQLQGKELSYNNIADSDAAWECVKTFDAPACVIIKHANPCGVAVGANPAEAYAKAFQTDPTSAFGGIIAFNRELDEAGAQAVAKQFVEVLIAPSFSAAARQVFAAKQNVRLLEIALGDGFNAFDLKRVGGGLLVQSLDSRNVQPDELRVVTKRQPTPKELDDLLFAWRVAKFVKSNAIVFCGNGMTLGVGAGQMSRVDSARIAGIKAQNAGLTLAGSAVASDAFFPFRDGLDVVVAAGATAVIHPGGSMRDEEVIAAADEHGIAMVLTGIRHFRH; encoded by the coding sequence ATGATCAAGCAAGCGCTCCTCTCCGTTTCCGATAAAACCGGCATCGTCGAATTCGCGACGGCGTTGTCGCAGCAAGGCGTCAAGCTGCTGTCGACGGGCGGCACCGCGAAACTGCTCGCCGAGGCCGGCCTTCCGGTCACGGAAGTCGCCGACTACACCGGCTTTCCGGAAATGCTCGACGGGCGCGTGAAGACGCTGCACCCGAAGGTCCACGGCGGCATCCTCGCGCGGCGCGACCTGCCCGAGCACATGCAGGCGCTCGACGCGCACGGCATCCCGACCATCGACCTGCTGGTGGTGAACCTCTACCCGTTCGTCGCGACCATCGCGAAGGACGACTGCACGCTCGCCGACGCGATCGAGAACATCGACATCGGCGGCCCGACCATGCTGCGCTCGGCCGCCAAGAACCATCGCGACGTGACGGTGATCGTCGATCCGGCCGACTACGCGGTGGTGCTGGACGAGATGAAGGCCAACGGCAACACGGTCGGCTACGCCACCAATTTCCGCCTCGCCACCAAGGTGTTCGCGCACACCGCGCAGTACGACGGCGCGATCACGAACTACCTGACGAGCCTGACCGACGAGTTGCAGCACGCCACGCGCAGCGCCTACCCGGCCACGCTGAACCTCGCGTTCGACAAGGTGCAGGACCTGCGCTACGGCGAGAACCCGCACCAGAGCGCCGCGTTCTACCGCGACCTCGCGGCGCCGGCCGGCGCGCTCGCGAACTATCGCCAGCTGCAGGGCAAGGAACTGTCGTACAACAACATCGCCGATTCGGACGCCGCCTGGGAATGCGTGAAGACGTTCGACGCGCCGGCCTGCGTGATCATCAAGCACGCCAACCCGTGCGGGGTGGCGGTGGGCGCGAATCCGGCCGAAGCCTACGCCAAGGCGTTCCAGACCGATCCGACCTCGGCGTTCGGCGGCATCATCGCGTTCAACCGCGAACTCGACGAGGCCGGCGCGCAGGCGGTGGCCAAGCAGTTCGTCGAGGTGCTGATCGCGCCGTCGTTCTCCGCAGCGGCGCGCCAGGTGTTCGCCGCCAAGCAGAACGTGCGTCTGCTCGAGATCGCGCTCGGCGACGGCTTCAACGCGTTCGACCTGAAGCGCGTGGGCGGCGGCCTGCTGGTGCAGTCGCTCGATTCGCGCAACGTGCAGCCCGACGAGCTGCGCGTCGTGACCAAGCGCCAGCCGACGCCGAAGGAACTCGACGACCTGCTGTTCGCCTGGCGCGTCGCGAAGTTCGTGAAATCGAACGCGATCGTGTTCTGCGGCAACGGCATGACGCTCGGCGTCGGCGCGGGCCAGATGAGCCGCGTCGATTCGGCCCGCATCGCCGGCATCAAGGCGCAGAACGCGGGCCTCACGCTGGCCGGCTCGGCGGTGGCCTCGGACGCATTCTTCCCGTTCCGCGACGGCCTCGACGTGGTGGTGGCGGCGGGCGCGACGGCCGTGATCCATCCGGGCGGCTCGATGCGCGACGAGGAAGTGATCGCCGCGGCCGACGAGCACGGCATCGCGATGGTGCTCACGGGCATCCGCCACTTCCGTCACTGA
- the ruvB gene encoding Holliday junction branch migration DNA helicase RuvB: MIETDKLAGERIIAATPASSHEEAFERALRPRQLDEYVGQEKVRGQLEIFIEAAKRRAEALDHVLLFGPPGLGKTTLAHIVAREMGVNLRQTSGPVLERPGDLAALLTNLEANDVLFIDEIHRLSPVVEEILYPALEDYQIDIMIGEGPAARSVKLDLQPFTLVGATTRAGMLTNPLRDRFGIVARLEFYDASQLSRIVQRSASLLNARIDPHGALEIARRARGTPRIANRLLRRVRDYAEVKADGEITERVADAALAMLDVDPVGFDLMDRKLLEAILHKFDGGPVGVDNLAAAIGEERDTIEDVLEPYLIQQGFLQRTPRGRVATLLTYRHFGLPVPDSHTPGLPGIDDDTRR, from the coding sequence ATGATCGAAACCGACAAACTCGCCGGCGAGCGCATCATCGCCGCCACGCCCGCCTCGTCGCACGAGGAGGCGTTCGAACGCGCGCTGCGGCCGCGCCAGCTTGACGAATATGTCGGCCAGGAAAAGGTGCGCGGCCAGCTCGAGATTTTCATCGAGGCCGCCAAGCGCCGCGCCGAGGCACTCGATCACGTGCTGCTGTTCGGGCCGCCCGGCCTCGGCAAGACCACGCTCGCACACATCGTCGCACGCGAGATGGGCGTCAACCTGCGGCAGACTTCCGGCCCGGTGCTGGAGCGCCCGGGCGACCTTGCCGCGCTGCTCACCAACCTCGAAGCGAACGACGTGCTGTTCATCGACGAGATCCACCGGCTCTCGCCCGTCGTCGAGGAAATCCTGTACCCGGCGCTCGAGGACTACCAGATCGACATCATGATCGGCGAGGGGCCGGCCGCGCGCAGCGTCAAGCTCGACCTGCAGCCGTTCACGCTGGTCGGCGCCACCACGCGCGCCGGCATGCTGACCAACCCGCTGCGCGACCGCTTCGGGATCGTCGCACGGCTCGAGTTCTACGACGCCAGCCAGCTGTCGCGCATCGTGCAGCGCTCGGCCTCGCTGCTCAACGCGCGCATCGATCCGCACGGTGCACTGGAGATCGCGCGCCGCGCGCGCGGCACGCCGCGGATCGCCAACCGGCTGCTGCGCCGCGTGCGCGACTACGCCGAAGTGAAGGCCGACGGCGAGATCACCGAGCGCGTCGCCGATGCCGCGCTCGCGATGCTCGACGTCGATCCGGTCGGCTTCGACCTGATGGACCGCAAGCTGCTCGAGGCGATCCTGCACAAGTTCGACGGCGGCCCGGTGGGCGTGGACAACCTGGCCGCCGCGATCGGCGAGGAACGCGACACCATCGAGGACGTGCTCGAACCCTATCTGATCCAGCAGGGCTTCCTGCAGCGCACGCCGCGCGGGCGCGTCGCCACGCTGCTCACCTATCGCCACTTCGGGCTGCCGGTGCCCGACAGCCACACGCCGGGGCTCCCGGGCATCGACGACGACACGCGGCGCTAG
- the dusB gene encoding tRNA dihydrouridine synthase DusB, producing the protein MPVIGPHILRNNLFVAPMAGVTDRPFRQLCKRLGAGYAVSEMVASNAQLWKSEKTMRRANHAGEVEPIAVQIAGADPAMMAEAARYNVANGAQIIDINMGCPAKKVCNVAAGSALLQNEPLVVRIVSAVVAAVGTGPDAVPVTLKIRTGWDREHRNALTIARLAEDAGIAMLTVHGRTRADLYRGDAEYETIAAVKAAVKIPVVANGDITSPAKAKAVLDFTGADALMIGRAAQGRPWLFREIDHFLQTGTTLPAPSVDEIQQLLNEHLEDHYAFYGEFTGVRTARKHIGWYTRGLSGANAFRHRMNTLDTTREQLAAVNEYFDAQRALSDHLVYVGDEDGTSDPIQ; encoded by the coding sequence ATGCCCGTTATCGGCCCCCATATCCTGCGCAACAATCTGTTCGTGGCCCCCATGGCGGGCGTCACGGACCGTCCGTTCCGTCAGCTCTGCAAGCGGCTCGGCGCGGGTTACGCGGTGTCCGAGATGGTCGCCTCGAACGCGCAGCTGTGGAAAAGCGAGAAGACCATGCGTCGCGCGAACCACGCCGGCGAGGTCGAGCCGATCGCCGTGCAGATCGCCGGCGCCGATCCGGCGATGATGGCCGAGGCCGCGCGCTACAACGTGGCGAACGGCGCGCAGATCATCGACATCAACATGGGCTGCCCGGCCAAGAAGGTCTGCAACGTGGCGGCCGGCTCGGCGCTGCTGCAGAACGAGCCGCTGGTGGTGCGGATCGTCTCGGCCGTGGTGGCGGCGGTGGGCACCGGCCCCGACGCGGTGCCCGTCACGCTGAAGATCCGCACCGGCTGGGACCGCGAGCACCGCAACGCGCTGACCATCGCACGTCTGGCCGAGGACGCCGGCATCGCGATGCTGACCGTCCACGGCCGCACGCGCGCCGACCTCTACCGCGGCGACGCCGAATACGAGACGATCGCGGCCGTGAAGGCGGCGGTAAAGATTCCGGTGGTGGCCAACGGCGACATCACCTCGCCCGCCAAGGCGAAGGCCGTGCTCGACTTCACCGGTGCCGACGCGCTGATGATCGGTCGCGCCGCGCAAGGTCGCCCATGGCTGTTCCGCGAAATCGATCATTTCCTGCAAACCGGCACCACGCTGCCGGCGCCGAGCGTCGACGAGATCCAGCAACTGCTCAACGAGCACCTGGAGGATCATTACGCGTTCTACGGGGAATTTACCGGCGTACGTACTGCACGCAAGCACATCGGCTGGTACACTCGCGGCCTTTCCGGCGCCAACGCGTTCCGGCACCGGATGAACACGCTCGATACCACACGCGAACAGCTTGCCGCCGTCAACGAGTATTTCGACGCGCAACGCGCGCTGTCGGACCATCTCGTCTATGTCGGCGACGAAGACGGCACATCCGACCCTATTCAATAG
- the ruvA gene encoding Holliday junction branch migration protein RuvA, with the protein MIGRIAGTLLEKNPPHLLVDCNGVGYELDVPMSTFYNLPPTGERVVLLTQLIVREDAHLLYGFLTPQERSAFRELLKITGIGARMALAVLSGMSVQELSQVVTIQDAARLQRLPGIGKKTAERLLLELKGKLGADLGELAGQASQSDHAADILNALLALGYSEKEALAAIKNVPAGTGVSEGIKLSLKALSKT; encoded by the coding sequence ATGATCGGTCGCATCGCCGGCACCCTGCTCGAAAAGAATCCTCCCCACCTGCTCGTCGATTGCAACGGCGTCGGCTACGAGCTCGACGTGCCGATGAGCACGTTCTACAACCTGCCGCCCACGGGCGAGCGCGTGGTGCTGCTCACCCAGCTGATCGTGCGCGAGGACGCGCACCTGCTGTACGGCTTTCTCACGCCGCAGGAGCGCTCGGCATTCCGCGAGCTGCTGAAGATCACCGGGATCGGCGCGCGCATGGCGCTCGCGGTGCTCTCCGGCATGAGCGTGCAGGAGCTCTCGCAGGTGGTGACCATACAGGACGCCGCGCGCCTGCAGCGGCTGCCGGGCATCGGCAAGAAAACCGCCGAGCGCCTGCTGCTCGAACTGAAGGGCAAGCTCGGCGCCGACCTCGGCGAGCTGGCCGGCCAGGCCTCGCAGTCGGACCACGCGGCCGACATCCTCAACGCACTGCTCGCGCTCGGCTACTCGGAGAAGGAAGCGCTGGCCGCCATCAAGAACGTGCCGGCCGGCACCGGCGTGTCCGAGGGCATCAAGCTGTCGCTGAAGGCACTGTCCAAGACCTGA
- a CDS encoding ParB/Srx family N-terminal domain-containing protein codes for MPAASLSRFALAAPLCSLLALAACGGATSAAAPAAASAAVRQPAATAVQPLPGKWAAAAAGQMLDVALGDLHPTQAALGYDQIYYKLGRYERDPLRKFDDFCADEGLGGLRKNGASPRSTLTNAASYACTTTDPRQRDTSVLNPVVVGPNGDTLYLTDGHHGLSTYYEVPGGGPTLHVHVLVKDNLSGYSGSAFWAQMQRRGYTRLKDANGAAITPAQLPTGLGLELGMQDDVYRSLVYFTRGIGYRKPTSPTDFLEFYWADWLRARFPLSGYTLAKLGATAPDPATADTGYLNAIWNASRRMVGAADPVIDGKTGADLGRLARLNAGRQYTTGAFGELSAPLTAAKPGKLAYALAYKARHGLP; via the coding sequence ATGCCTGCTGCTTCGCTCAGCCGTTTTGCCCTGGCCGCCCCGCTCTGCTCGCTGCTCGCGCTCGCCGCCTGCGGCGGCGCCACGTCCGCCGCTGCACCCGCCGCCGCATCCGCCGCCGTTCGGCAGCCGGCTGCCACGGCGGTACAGCCGCTGCCCGGCAAGTGGGCCGCGGCCGCCGCCGGTCAGATGCTCGATGTCGCGCTCGGCGATCTGCACCCGACCCAAGCGGCGCTCGGCTATGACCAGATCTACTACAAGCTCGGCCGCTACGAGCGCGATCCGCTCCGGAAATTCGACGACTTCTGCGCCGACGAGGGCCTTGGCGGCCTGAGGAAGAACGGCGCCTCGCCCCGCTCGACGCTGACCAATGCGGCGAGCTACGCCTGCACGACCACCGACCCGCGCCAGCGCGACACCAGCGTGCTGAACCCGGTGGTGGTCGGCCCGAACGGCGACACGCTGTACCTGACGGACGGCCATCACGGCCTGTCGACCTACTACGAGGTGCCCGGCGGCGGTCCGACGCTGCATGTGCACGTGCTCGTCAAGGACAACCTGAGCGGCTACTCCGGCAGCGCGTTCTGGGCACAGATGCAACGCCGCGGCTACACGCGCCTGAAGGACGCGAACGGCGCCGCGATCACGCCGGCGCAACTGCCCACCGGGCTCGGCCTCGAGCTCGGCATGCAGGACGACGTCTATCGCTCGCTCGTCTACTTCACGCGCGGGATCGGCTACCGCAAGCCGACGTCGCCCACCGATTTCCTCGAGTTCTACTGGGCCGACTGGCTGCGGGCGAGGTTCCCGCTGTCGGGCTACACGCTCGCGAAGCTCGGCGCGACCGCCCCCGATCCGGCCACGGCCGACACCGGCTATCTGAACGCCATCTGGAACGCGTCGCGGCGCATGGTCGGGGCTGCCGACCCGGTGATCGACGGCAAGACCGGCGCCGATCTCGGCCGGCTCGCGCGGCTCAACGCCGGCAGGCAATACACGACGGGAGCGTTCGGCGAGCTGAGCGCGCCGCTCACGGCGGCCAAGCCGGGCAAGCTCGCCTACGCGCTCGCCTACAAGGCGCGCCACGGCCTGCCGTGA
- a CDS encoding Fis family transcriptional regulator: protein MSKHNIEQCVRESLDGYFRDLDGSNPHDVYDMVMSCVEKPMLEVVLEQAGGNQSLAAEYLGINRNTLRKKLQQHGLL from the coding sequence ATGAGCAAGCACAACATCGAACAATGTGTCCGCGAAAGCCTGGACGGTTACTTCCGGGATCTCGACGGCTCCAATCCGCACGACGTCTACGACATGGTGATGTCCTGTGTCGAGAAGCCGATGCTCGAGGTCGTGCTCGAACAGGCGGGCGGCAACCAGTCGCTGGCCGCCGAGTACCTGGGCATCAATCGCAATACGCTGCGCAAGAAGCTGCAGCAGCACGGTCTGCTGTAG
- the tyrS gene encoding tyrosine--tRNA ligase, protein MSHDPQTKPALPITDAVREALAITKRGVDELLIEDEFAQKLARSEATGTPLRIKLGLDPTAPDIHIGHTVVLNKMRQLQDLGHTVIFLIGDFTSLIGDPSGRNATRPPLTREQIEANAKTYFEQAALVLDRDKTEIRYNSEWSMPLGADGMIKLASRYTVARILEREDFTKRFQGGVPISIHEFLYPLMQGYDSVALNADLELGGTDQKFNLLVGRELQKQYGQEPQCILTMPLLEGLDGVEKMSKSKGNYVGISEKPAEMFGKLMSISDVLMWRYFELLSFRPMREIEKFKAEIEAGRNPRDFKVLLAQEIVARFHSQADAEQALEDFNHRARGGVPDDIPSVSLGGAPLAIGQLLKQAGLVPSTSEALRNIEQGGVKIDGTTVSDKGLKVEAGEYVVQVGKRRFARVTVGA, encoded by the coding sequence ATGAGCCACGATCCCCAAACGAAGCCCGCGCTCCCGATCACCGATGCCGTGCGCGAGGCGCTCGCGATCACCAAGCGCGGCGTCGACGAACTGCTGATCGAGGACGAGTTCGCGCAGAAGCTGGCGCGCAGCGAGGCGACCGGCACGCCGCTGCGGATCAAGCTGGGGCTCGATCCGACCGCGCCCGACATCCATATCGGCCACACGGTGGTGCTCAACAAGATGCGCCAGCTGCAGGATCTCGGCCACACGGTGATTTTCCTGATCGGCGACTTCACCTCGCTGATCGGCGATCCGTCGGGCCGCAACGCCACGCGCCCGCCGCTCACGCGCGAGCAGATCGAGGCCAACGCGAAGACCTATTTCGAGCAGGCCGCGCTGGTGCTCGACCGCGACAAGACCGAGATCCGCTACAACAGCGAATGGTCGATGCCGCTCGGCGCCGACGGCATGATCAAGCTCGCCTCGCGCTACACGGTGGCGCGCATCCTCGAGCGCGAGGATTTCACGAAGCGCTTCCAGGGCGGCGTGCCGATCTCGATCCACGAATTCCTCTACCCGCTGATGCAGGGCTACGATTCGGTCGCGCTGAACGCCGACCTCGAACTCGGCGGCACCGACCAGAAGTTCAACCTGCTGGTGGGCCGCGAGCTGCAGAAGCAGTACGGCCAGGAGCCGCAGTGCATCCTGACCATGCCGCTGCTGGAAGGCCTCGACGGCGTCGAGAAGATGTCGAAGTCGAAGGGCAACTACGTCGGCATCAGCGAGAAGCCGGCCGAGATGTTCGGCAAGCTGATGAGCATCTCGGACGTGCTGATGTGGCGTTACTTCGAACTGCTGTCGTTCCGGCCGATGCGCGAGATCGAGAAGTTCAAGGCCGAGATCGAGGCGGGCCGCAACCCGCGCGACTTCAAGGTGCTGCTCGCCCAGGAAATCGTCGCACGTTTTCACTCGCAGGCCGACGCCGAGCAGGCGCTCGAGGACTTCAACCACCGCGCGCGCGGCGGCGTGCCCGACGACATCCCGTCGGTGTCGCTCGGCGGCGCGCCGCTCGCGATCGGCCAGTTGCTCAAGCAGGCTGGCCTGGTGCCTTCGACCAGCGAGGCGCTGCGCAACATCGAGCAGGGCGGCGTGAAGATCGACGGCACCACCGTTTCCGACAAGGGCCTCAAGGTCGAGGCGGGCGAGTACGTGGTTCAAGTCGGCAAGCGGCGCTTCGCGCGCGTGACGGTCGGCGCATGA
- the ruvC gene encoding crossover junction endodeoxyribonuclease RuvC has translation MRIIGIDPGLRVTGFGVIDVHGSKLAYVTSGVIRTPSADLAVRLGTIFDGVSTLVREYRPDQAAIEKVFVNVNPQSTLLLGQARGAAICGLVSGSLPVAEYTPTQLKQAIVGYGRATKEQMQQMVVRLLGLSGLPGTDAADALGTAICHAHGGAKLETLGGLAPALVRKGFRVRRGRLVG, from the coding sequence ATGCGAATCATCGGCATCGACCCCGGCCTGCGCGTCACCGGCTTCGGCGTGATCGACGTCCACGGCAGCAAGCTCGCCTACGTCACGAGCGGCGTGATCCGCACCCCGAGCGCCGACCTCGCGGTGCGGCTCGGCACCATCTTCGACGGCGTCTCGACCCTGGTGCGCGAGTACAGGCCCGACCAGGCCGCGATCGAGAAGGTGTTCGTCAACGTCAATCCGCAATCGACGCTGCTGCTCGGCCAGGCCCGCGGCGCGGCGATCTGCGGGCTCGTCTCGGGCAGCCTGCCGGTTGCCGAATACACGCCGACGCAGCTGAAACAGGCGATCGTCGGCTATGGCCGCGCCACCAAGGAGCAGATGCAGCAGATGGTGGTGCGGCTGCTCGGCCTGTCGGGGCTGCCCGGCACCGATGCGGCCGACGCGCTCGGCACCGCGATCTGCCATGCCCACGGCGGCGCCAAGCTCGAGACGCTCGGCGGCCTCGCGCCCGCGCTCGTCAGGAAGGGCTTTCGCGTGCGGCGCGGCCGGCTGGTCGGCTGA